A stretch of Pelagicoccus sp. SDUM812003 DNA encodes these proteins:
- a CDS encoding tetratricopeptide repeat protein — MRTLVFSISLLLSANTFGQLEQGGSPERLFDLGYRLQSDESFRKRMLGSYGVLSQREPPITETEQVILEKAVEMFEVNTAYAQTMLEAMLKQEANVSATFNYLLGNLYFENEEYILAENEYRRAIEKFPDFQRAWRNLGALRMRSEDTDGALDAYARAVQLGDNSSGTYGRLAYCHFLKGNVRSADAAYTLAILQDPENRQWLEGKVELYMQAGRFEDATEMLDELISIAPESSIYWLAQSNAYLALNKHRLAARNIEVVRSMGKAHRAELQQLASLYAYLGVGSKSYSYFSDILSSGEKPAIADLIEAAMSLQEKGDLQSSLKILGLVDLNENDIPEQDAELYFQLRASLAEQTEQPQQAIAYWEKASRRSPTNGQYLLRLAKLHKDLDRIDQAQVLAERAELDPAATFQATLFRSKILVEERRFGEALPLLQKALKLNPSDSLQNLYNRIVEAEALVRSDTPSEPL; from the coding sequence ATGAGAACCCTTGTATTCAGCATATCATTACTTCTATCCGCAAATACCTTCGGTCAGCTGGAGCAAGGCGGTTCTCCAGAACGCCTCTTCGACCTCGGCTATCGCCTCCAGAGCGACGAATCGTTCCGCAAGCGCATGCTTGGCAGCTATGGCGTCCTCTCCCAACGCGAACCACCCATCACCGAGACAGAACAAGTGATCCTCGAAAAAGCGGTCGAAATGTTCGAGGTGAACACGGCCTACGCTCAAACCATGCTCGAGGCGATGCTCAAGCAGGAAGCGAATGTAAGCGCCACCTTCAACTACCTGCTCGGGAACCTCTACTTCGAAAACGAGGAATACATACTCGCCGAAAACGAGTATCGGCGGGCGATCGAAAAGTTCCCAGACTTCCAGAGAGCTTGGCGCAATCTGGGCGCGCTTCGTATGCGTAGCGAGGATACGGACGGGGCATTGGATGCCTACGCCCGCGCCGTGCAGCTGGGCGACAACTCCTCCGGCACCTACGGACGATTGGCATACTGCCACTTCCTCAAAGGAAACGTGCGCTCAGCCGACGCCGCCTACACCCTGGCCATCCTGCAAGATCCGGAAAACCGACAGTGGCTCGAGGGAAAGGTGGAACTCTACATGCAGGCAGGCCGCTTCGAAGACGCCACCGAAATGCTCGACGAGCTGATCTCCATCGCCCCGGAAAGCAGCATCTATTGGCTCGCCCAGTCCAACGCCTACCTCGCGCTCAACAAGCATCGCCTCGCCGCTCGCAACATCGAAGTCGTACGCAGCATGGGAAAAGCGCATCGCGCTGAGCTGCAGCAACTCGCCAGCCTCTACGCCTACCTTGGCGTCGGCAGCAAATCGTATTCATATTTCAGTGACATTCTATCATCCGGAGAAAAGCCCGCTATAGCCGACCTGATTGAGGCTGCCATGTCGCTTCAGGAAAAAGGAGACCTGCAAAGCTCGCTGAAGATACTGGGCCTGGTTGACCTCAACGAAAACGACATCCCCGAACAGGATGCGGAGCTTTATTTCCAGCTCAGAGCAAGCCTGGCAGAGCAAACCGAACAACCGCAGCAAGCGATCGCATATTGGGAGAAAGCCTCCCGGCGCTCGCCCACAAATGGGCAGTACCTTCTCAGGCTGGCGAAACTGCACAAGGATCTCGATCGAATAGATCAGGCGCAAGTCCTCGCGGAACGCGCCGAGCTCGACCCCGCGGCCACCTTTCAAGCTACGCTTTTTAGATCGAAGATTCTGGTGGAGGAGAGACGGTTCGGCGAAGCGCTTCCGCTTCTGCAAAAAGCTCTCAAACTGAATCCAAGCGACAGCCTGCAAAACCTGTACAACCGCATCGTGGAGGCCGAAGCCTTGGTCAGAAGCGACACCCCGAGCGAGCCTCTCTAA
- a CDS encoding DUF3450 family protein has protein sequence MPRPKTILLLGFTFASWAASAMIGSTEDSPLQQLKRYPSESIEVRIREVEARQRWRTEKEVLQHSISVMRETLDELQRQIEQSRERAQAASASEEKTKSALDDKESGNRLLASRIDLLEARTRELARFAPPPLRKQIEPQLLRLGGTGEDDSLAIRIQSITTILTRFDQFNKQITDTRTIRKTDAGEARETRILYWGLAQGYAISSNGSEAWLLTPALDDWKWLELTTERDSVARLFETYDKDLMPQFVSAPARQSKEEPAR, from the coding sequence ATGCCGCGCCCCAAAACGATCCTTCTCCTCGGTTTCACGTTCGCGTCCTGGGCTGCTTCAGCCATGATTGGCAGCACCGAGGACTCGCCCCTGCAGCAACTCAAGCGCTACCCGTCGGAGAGCATCGAAGTCCGCATCAGAGAGGTGGAAGCCCGACAACGCTGGCGCACGGAAAAGGAAGTGCTCCAGCACAGCATTTCAGTGATGCGGGAAACGCTCGACGAGCTGCAACGCCAAATCGAGCAAAGTCGGGAACGAGCTCAAGCCGCTTCGGCGTCAGAAGAAAAAACCAAGAGCGCCCTCGACGACAAGGAGTCCGGCAATCGCTTGCTCGCCTCTCGGATCGACCTACTGGAAGCAAGGACCCGTGAACTGGCTCGATTCGCCCCTCCCCCACTACGCAAACAAATCGAGCCACAACTGCTTCGGCTCGGAGGGACAGGAGAAGACGATTCATTGGCAATTCGTATCCAGTCTATCACCACGATCCTCACCCGTTTCGACCAATTCAACAAACAGATCACCGACACCCGCACCATACGAAAAACCGATGCGGGCGAGGCACGCGAAACGCGAATCCTCTACTGGGGACTCGCCCAGGGATACGCGATCAGCTCGAACGGGAGCGAAGCCTGGCTGCTGACGCCTGCTCTCGACGATTGGAAATGGTTGGAACTCACCACAGAGCGAGATTCCGTCGCTCGACTCTTCGAAACCTACGACAAGGACCTGATGCCACAGTTCGTATCCGCTCCGGCCCGACAAAGCAAGGAGGAGCCGGCCCGATGA
- a CDS encoding DUF1080 domain-containing protein yields MRVFTTFLAAVHLLVLAPSEELAWKPLFDGKSLHGWTVKVAKHPLGENFANTFRVEDGILKVSYDDYQSFDMQVAHLYSDLSYSHYRLRLKYKFVEDFRADAPPWTKRNSGVMLHSQSPLSMELDQAFPVSIEAQFLAEETEAGRQTGNAATPGTHISINGQQTTDHIIDSSSALHPINTWIQVEVLVRGHEELVYFINGEEVLRFHSPVLDPEDPDAKRLLDAGASPAIGFGHIALQAEGQAIWFRDIEIMPLAKP; encoded by the coding sequence ATGAGAGTCTTCACCACCTTCCTCGCCGCTGTTCATCTGCTCGTTCTCGCCCCTTCCGAAGAGCTCGCCTGGAAGCCCTTGTTCGACGGGAAAAGCCTACATGGTTGGACCGTCAAAGTAGCCAAGCATCCGCTAGGGGAGAACTTCGCCAACACCTTCAGAGTGGAGGACGGCATCCTCAAGGTCAGCTACGACGACTACCAGAGCTTCGACATGCAGGTCGCGCACCTCTATTCCGACCTCAGCTACTCCCACTACCGCCTTCGGCTGAAATACAAGTTCGTCGAGGACTTTCGCGCAGACGCTCCTCCCTGGACCAAGCGCAACAGCGGCGTAATGCTTCACTCACAATCGCCTCTGAGCATGGAGCTAGACCAAGCCTTTCCGGTGAGCATCGAAGCCCAGTTTCTTGCCGAGGAAACGGAGGCGGGACGGCAAACCGGAAACGCGGCCACACCCGGCACCCATATTTCGATCAACGGCCAGCAGACAACCGATCACATTATCGATTCCTCCTCCGCGCTGCATCCCATCAACACCTGGATTCAAGTGGAGGTTTTGGTTAGAGGGCACGAGGAGCTCGTCTATTTCATAAACGGCGAGGAAGTCCTTCGTTTCCATTCACCAGTTCTCGATCCGGAGGACCCCGACGCGAAACGGCTGCTCGACGCCGGAGCATCGCCAGCGATCGGCTTCGGACATATAGCCCTGCAAGCCGAGGGACAAGCCATCTGGTTTCGCGATATTGAAATCATGCCCCTTGCCAAACCATAG
- a CDS encoding glycoside hydrolase family 43 protein, with product MAKNPIITHKYTADPAAIVHDDTVYLYVGHDEDEPGGVEFYVLNEWLVFSSTDMVNWKEEGVALNAKDFKWAKGDAWASQVIERDGKFYFYSTVEHATIPGKAIGVAVSDSPTGPFVDAKGEALITNDMTTDRPISWDDIDPTVWIEEDGQAYLFWGNQSCKWVKLKDNMTEIEGEIHILDLPKFTEAPWIHKKGDWYYLSYAAEFPEKIAYAMSRSIEGPWEYKGILNELAGNSNTNHQAIIEYKGKDYFFYHNGGADVHGGSFRRSVCIDYLHYNEDGTLKRVVMTTEGVDPVE from the coding sequence ATGGCCAAGAATCCAATCATCACCCACAAGTACACGGCGGATCCTGCAGCGATCGTGCACGACGACACGGTGTATTTGTATGTTGGGCACGACGAAGACGAACCGGGCGGCGTGGAGTTTTACGTGCTCAACGAGTGGCTGGTGTTTTCCTCCACCGATATGGTGAACTGGAAGGAGGAAGGCGTGGCCCTCAACGCGAAGGACTTCAAGTGGGCGAAGGGCGACGCGTGGGCTTCGCAGGTGATCGAGCGCGACGGAAAGTTCTATTTCTACAGCACGGTCGAGCACGCCACCATCCCGGGCAAGGCCATCGGGGTCGCGGTGTCGGATAGTCCCACCGGGCCGTTCGTCGACGCGAAAGGCGAAGCTCTGATCACCAACGACATGACGACCGATCGTCCCATCTCGTGGGACGACATCGACCCGACGGTCTGGATCGAAGAAGACGGTCAGGCCTACCTGTTCTGGGGAAACCAGAGCTGCAAATGGGTGAAGCTCAAGGACAACATGACCGAGATCGAGGGCGAGATCCACATCCTCGATCTGCCTAAGTTCACCGAGGCTCCTTGGATCCACAAGAAGGGCGACTGGTACTATCTGAGCTACGCGGCTGAGTTTCCGGAGAAGATCGCCTACGCCATGAGCCGCAGCATCGAGGGCCCTTGGGAGTACAAAGGCATCCTCAACGAGTTGGCGGGCAATAGTAACACCAACCACCAGGCGATCATCGAGTACAAGGGTAAGGACTACTTCTTCTACCACAACGGCGGCGCCGACGTGCACGGCGGCAGCTTCCGTCGCTCGGTCTGTATCGACTATCTCCACTACAACGAGGATGGCACGCTCAAGCGCGTGGTGATGACCACGGAAGGCGTCGATCCGGTGGAATAG
- a CDS encoding biopolymer transporter ExbD yields MIKEKLRDESNEQVEINLSPMIDCIFILLIFFILTTVFVEETGIEVNKPNAANSVMLEKNSVLIAINAQDKVYYGGHEIGISGVRPVVEQALSNTESSIIIQADRLSTHQTFSEVYGEAKAAGAERIQFSTNKSD; encoded by the coding sequence ATGATCAAGGAAAAGCTACGCGATGAAAGCAACGAACAGGTTGAGATCAACCTGTCGCCCATGATCGACTGCATCTTCATCCTGCTGATCTTCTTCATCCTGACGACCGTCTTCGTCGAAGAAACGGGCATAGAAGTGAACAAGCCGAATGCCGCGAACTCCGTCATGCTGGAAAAAAACAGCGTATTGATCGCGATCAACGCCCAGGACAAAGTGTACTATGGAGGACACGAAATCGGCATCTCCGGCGTCCGTCCGGTGGTCGAGCAGGCGTTGAGCAACACCGAGTCCTCCATCATCATTCAAGCGGATAGACTCTCCACTCACCAGACCTTCAGCGAGGTCTACGGCGAGGCAAAAGCTGCCGGAGCAGAACGTATCCAGTTTTCAACTAACAAAAGCGATTAG
- a CDS encoding MotA/TolQ/ExbB proton channel family protein, which translates to MKPHALAASLLTLATCSLFQPIWSQSEPAPQDPELQQIASKLKQEREDAIESYNRTLDEIETEKLEIIQETNRLERNLIDSKKQHREVRSETQSALESERRAKEQLDQLNSQSGYIVGVLREFSSNFLPRIDISEQQRFLPLLTKTNETARDEGASYQQKIDTQLQTLEASLDRLFATVGGNSFPATALDQNGTLMEGTALVFGPSSYFLDTSSSAGHTLTYNAGTIEPRAVSLSPEQSESIASFIRSGAGDLPLDPTGSALSLENARGGVLKHIQKGGWVGYVIITLGLVSAILSAVKLIMLQRERPTAPQAIDSIARDSKSGAIQTAQDKLTGCTRSVRKLLSAGIENARESSNMLEECLLSVILEYKLRLERYTPALALTAATAPLLGLLGTVVGMIKTFTLITVFGTGDAKSLSSGISEALITTELGLIVAVPALIMHGLILRMIKARTSAMESIAFEFVKSSSSQRDPE; encoded by the coding sequence ATGAAACCCCATGCGCTAGCCGCCTCTCTGCTCACGTTGGCCACCTGTTCGCTTTTTCAGCCTATTTGGTCGCAATCCGAACCCGCACCGCAAGACCCGGAGCTGCAGCAGATTGCGAGCAAGCTGAAACAGGAGCGAGAAGATGCCATCGAATCCTACAACCGAACCCTAGATGAGATCGAAACCGAGAAGCTCGAAATCATCCAAGAAACCAACCGCCTGGAGCGAAACCTCATCGACAGCAAGAAACAGCACCGTGAAGTCCGCTCTGAAACTCAATCCGCATTGGAATCGGAAAGAAGAGCCAAAGAACAACTCGATCAACTGAATTCGCAATCCGGATACATCGTTGGAGTGCTACGCGAGTTCTCCAGCAACTTCCTGCCCCGCATCGATATATCCGAACAGCAAAGATTCCTCCCTCTCCTCACCAAGACCAACGAGACCGCCCGCGACGAAGGCGCCAGCTACCAGCAGAAGATCGACACCCAGCTTCAGACGCTCGAAGCCTCGCTCGACCGCCTCTTCGCCACCGTCGGCGGCAACTCCTTTCCCGCAACCGCCCTCGATCAAAACGGCACCCTTATGGAAGGGACTGCATTGGTGTTCGGCCCATCCTCCTACTTTCTCGATACCTCTTCCTCCGCCGGCCACACCCTGACCTACAACGCGGGCACCATCGAGCCCCGGGCGGTATCCCTGTCCCCCGAGCAAAGCGAGTCCATCGCAAGCTTCATTCGCTCTGGAGCAGGCGACCTGCCCCTAGACCCGACGGGCAGCGCCCTTTCGTTGGAAAACGCCCGAGGAGGAGTTCTCAAACACATCCAGAAAGGCGGCTGGGTCGGCTACGTCATCATCACCCTCGGCCTCGTTTCCGCGATCCTGAGCGCGGTCAAGCTGATCATGCTTCAGCGCGAACGACCGACCGCGCCGCAAGCGATCGACTCCATCGCCCGCGATTCGAAATCGGGAGCCATCCAAACCGCACAGGACAAACTAACTGGATGCACCCGAAGCGTCAGAAAACTCCTGAGCGCCGGCATAGAGAACGCTCGCGAATCCTCAAACATGCTAGAAGAGTGCCTCCTGTCGGTGATTCTTGAATACAAGCTCAGGCTGGAACGCTACACCCCGGCCCTGGCCTTGACTGCAGCGACCGCTCCATTGCTGGGATTGCTCGGAACAGTGGTGGGCATGATCAAGACCTTCACCTTGATAACCGTCTTCGGCACTGGTGACGCGAAATCGCTCTCCAGCGGCATCTCCGAAGCGCTCATCACCACGGAGCTCGGACTCATCGTAGCCGTGCCCGCATTGATCATGCACGGGCTTATTCTTAGAATGATCAAAGCCCGCACCTCCGCGATGGAGAGCATCGCGTTCGAGTTCGTCAAATCCAGTTCCTCCCAACGCGATCCAGAGTGA
- a CDS encoding energy transducer TonB: MSTDRLEQLLSSKRPSLIGNLVGIGATFLLFVALGASRLDIELPELAEEQSLEEFTLPPPPPPKPPPPRAKTKPVEIDFSVPIDPTPFEMSLDFLQVSVGVENKAITEVTFDHERAFEDFRNKGLEELRVYERSEVDTPPKPIKRFEPKLPSHLKNAEYRAFVQYRITQDGSATNVIVLDCDLPEAIPAIRVAIRKWKFKPAMKDGQPVECWGRHPISIKKQDRPDNPFARD; encoded by the coding sequence ATGTCGACCGACAGGCTAGAGCAACTTCTCTCCTCAAAGCGACCTTCCCTTATCGGCAACCTCGTGGGCATCGGCGCGACCTTTCTCCTTTTCGTGGCCTTAGGTGCCAGTCGCTTGGATATTGAACTGCCCGAATTGGCAGAAGAGCAATCCCTCGAGGAATTCACCCTGCCGCCGCCCCCACCGCCGAAGCCTCCCCCGCCCCGAGCGAAGACGAAACCGGTGGAAATCGATTTCTCAGTCCCCATCGACCCGACCCCCTTCGAAATGAGCCTCGACTTCCTTCAGGTCAGCGTGGGGGTGGAAAACAAAGCAATCACGGAAGTGACCTTCGATCACGAACGCGCCTTCGAAGATTTCAGAAACAAAGGACTCGAAGAACTGCGCGTCTACGAACGAAGCGAGGTCGACACTCCCCCAAAACCGATCAAGCGCTTCGAGCCGAAGCTACCGTCTCACCTCAAAAACGCCGAATACAGAGCCTTCGTTCAATACCGTATCACTCAAGACGGCTCAGCCACAAACGTCATCGTGCTCGATTGCGACCTGCCCGAAGCAATACCCGCGATACGAGTCGCCATACGAAAATGGAAGTTCAAACCGGCAATGAAAGACGGACAACCCGTGGAATGCTGGGGTCGCCATCCCATTTCGATCAAAAAGCAGGACCGTCCCGACAACCCGTTCGCACGCGACTAA
- a CDS encoding glutathione peroxidase, with the protein MRKVLAPLATLIFVAVMNAASSIYEIPLVDIDGNETTLAEHKGKVMLIVNVASKCGYTKQYDGLEKLYDQYKDQGVVVLGFPCNQFGGQEPGTEAEIEEFCRLTFGVSFPMYSKIDVNGPDRHPLYQHLAGENSPFPGKISWNFNKFLVGKDGAILHRYPSKVEPLSDELLTDLKAAL; encoded by the coding sequence ATGCGCAAAGTACTCGCACCTCTCGCCACCTTGATCTTCGTTGCCGTCATGAACGCCGCTTCAAGCATTTACGAAATTCCGCTCGTCGACATCGACGGAAACGAAACCACCCTAGCCGAGCACAAGGGCAAGGTCATGCTCATCGTGAACGTCGCATCGAAATGCGGCTACACCAAGCAGTATGACGGTCTCGAGAAACTCTACGACCAATACAAGGATCAAGGAGTGGTCGTGCTCGGATTCCCTTGCAACCAATTCGGAGGACAGGAACCCGGCACCGAGGCCGAAATCGAAGAGTTCTGCCGACTCACCTTCGGCGTCAGCTTCCCGATGTACTCGAAGATCGACGTCAACGGCCCCGATCGCCATCCCCTCTACCAACACCTGGCAGGCGAAAACTCTCCCTTTCCGGGCAAAATCAGCTGGAACTTCAACAAGTTCCTCGTGGGCAAGGATGGCGCCATCCTGCATCGCTACCCATCCAAGGTGGAGCCTCTTTCCGACGAACTATTGACCGATCTGAAAGCGGCGCTCTAA
- a CDS encoding SMP-30/gluconolactonase/LRE family protein — protein sequence MLEKRSRSLLMAACLLAWPSLLTSQEDQPRARQQPYQTIGEVIRLDPRLDQLLAEDARLEIITSGFDWSEGPVWDASQDRLLFSDIPRNAVYAWNETEDLSVFLQPSGFTGEQFDGREPGSNGLAIDSEGHLLLCQHGDRRVARLAADQSSFVTLADAYRGDRLNSPNDLCSDSHGNLFFTDPPYGLPYNTAQELPFQGVYRLTPSGQLTLLTKELYRPNGIALSPDEKTLYVASSHHEQPFIMEYPLLDDDSLGSGRIFFDSSPLRQNGMRGSNDGLKTDVHGNVWATTAGGLAVLSPKGELLGHLLTTRLTANCAFGGEDGKTLFLTADDLILRIETKVRGYSPKRTD from the coding sequence ATGCTCGAAAAACGATCTCGATCACTTTTGATGGCAGCTTGCCTGCTCGCCTGGCCCAGCCTCCTCACCTCTCAGGAGGATCAACCGCGAGCGCGCCAGCAGCCCTACCAGACGATCGGAGAAGTGATACGACTCGACCCTCGTCTAGATCAGCTGCTCGCAGAGGATGCTCGCCTGGAAATCATCACCAGCGGTTTCGACTGGTCCGAGGGTCCAGTTTGGGACGCCTCGCAGGACCGTTTGCTCTTTAGCGACATTCCCCGAAACGCGGTCTACGCATGGAATGAGACGGAAGACCTTTCTGTCTTCCTTCAACCAAGCGGCTTCACCGGCGAACAGTTCGATGGCCGCGAACCGGGCTCAAACGGGCTCGCTATCGACAGCGAAGGACACTTGCTTCTATGCCAGCACGGGGATCGGCGGGTCGCTCGACTCGCAGCGGATCAATCGAGTTTCGTCACCTTGGCTGACGCCTACCGCGGGGATCGTCTCAACAGTCCGAACGACCTGTGCAGCGACTCGCATGGCAATCTCTTTTTCACCGACCCTCCCTACGGACTCCCCTACAATACAGCTCAGGAGCTCCCGTTTCAGGGCGTCTATCGATTGACTCCTAGCGGTCAACTGACCCTGCTCACCAAGGAGCTCTACCGCCCGAACGGGATCGCGCTCTCTCCGGACGAAAAAACGCTCTATGTCGCAAGCTCCCACCACGAGCAGCCTTTCATTATGGAGTATCCACTGCTCGACGACGACAGCCTCGGCAGCGGCCGGATATTTTTCGATAGCTCACCCTTAAGACAGAACGGCATGCGCGGGAGCAACGACGGGCTCAAGACGGACGTGCACGGCAACGTCTGGGCTACGACCGCTGGCGGCCTTGCAGTGCTGAGCCCCAAGGGCGAGCTTCTCGGCCATCTCCTCACCACCCGTCTCACCGCGAACTGCGCCTTCGGCGGGGAGGACGGCAAAACGCTCTTCCTGACCGCGGACGACCTGATCCTTCGAATCGAAACGAAAGTCCGCGGCTATTCCCCCAAACGGACCGATTGA
- a CDS encoding alpha/beta hydrolase-fold protein → MLSTAATIVFAASLHSQEPRLLQVRYSVWAASGEFETAALGFRFQSQRGRLYRLQESEDLKQWENTDHVASGNGGLCEIVVPTLKDRQFFRITYELDDHFLSEITGIEYPIHVYEPPGLDETEVLPIIYATDGQWITSSFSSMIEEKGIRAILVTIEQGPGDRRAIDYLLPGAIDYFAFLKTELIPTVESIYSIDTENRSLCGTSYGGLFVGLSLLMDDVEAPLFRNYLSFDGSFYTHRSETYALEQARFEASQTMKARLILSSATRYPNNHIAVGRFQSRLQEREYEGLEIVRLSYPVVHNDVADPSFDEALDILFPDP, encoded by the coding sequence ATGCTGAGCACTGCTGCTACGATCGTGTTTGCGGCTTCCCTACACTCGCAGGAGCCACGGTTGCTGCAGGTCCGTTATTCGGTTTGGGCGGCAAGTGGAGAGTTTGAGACTGCAGCGCTCGGCTTTCGTTTCCAATCCCAGCGCGGGCGTCTCTACCGATTGCAGGAGAGCGAAGATCTGAAGCAATGGGAAAACACAGACCATGTCGCTTCGGGTAACGGAGGTCTCTGCGAGATCGTGGTTCCGACTCTAAAAGATCGGCAGTTCTTTCGCATCACCTACGAACTGGACGATCATTTCCTGTCTGAAATAACGGGTATCGAGTATCCGATCCATGTATACGAGCCACCTGGACTCGATGAAACGGAGGTTTTGCCGATCATCTATGCGACGGACGGCCAGTGGATCACGAGCAGCTTTTCCTCGATGATCGAGGAGAAGGGAATCCGGGCGATCCTCGTGACGATCGAGCAAGGACCGGGAGATCGCAGGGCGATCGACTACCTGCTGCCTGGGGCGATCGACTACTTCGCGTTTCTAAAGACGGAACTGATCCCGACGGTGGAGAGTATTTACTCGATCGATACGGAAAACCGCAGCTTGTGCGGCACGTCCTACGGCGGTCTGTTCGTAGGACTGTCGCTCTTGATGGACGATGTCGAGGCCCCGCTCTTTCGAAACTATCTTTCTTTCGACGGCAGTTTCTACACCCATCGTTCGGAGACCTACGCTCTGGAGCAGGCCCGGTTCGAGGCGAGCCAAACCATGAAGGCGCGGCTGATTCTGTCGAGCGCGACGCGTTACCCGAACAACCATATCGCTGTCGGGCGGTTCCAGAGTCGTCTCCAAGAGCGTGAATACGAGGGCTTGGAGATTGTCCGCCTAAGCTATCCTGTGGTGCACAACGACGTGGCCGATCCGTCCTTTGACGAGGCTTTGGATATACTGTTTCCTGATCCGTAG
- a CDS encoding MotA/TolQ/ExbB proton channel family protein, translating to MNLQPLAEAVEQSFRSGGIPMAGLATLSIILYSSLFASHRFVARINRAAKSIHQTQAVAANAFPELRIQFREAVRSRLKFARVLIVSAPLLGLLGTVIGMLKTFQVLSETKSLDTTQAVADGISMALVTTQAGLMVALPALFITESIRQKSKRCEQSLFARPHANIPPSPTA from the coding sequence GTGAACCTGCAACCACTAGCTGAAGCGGTCGAACAAAGCTTTCGCAGCGGAGGCATTCCTATGGCGGGCCTCGCAACGCTTTCCATCATTCTGTACAGCAGCCTCTTCGCATCCCATCGCTTCGTCGCCCGAATCAACCGAGCAGCTAAGAGCATTCACCAAACACAGGCCGTGGCCGCCAACGCCTTTCCCGAACTACGGATCCAGTTTCGCGAAGCGGTCAGATCCCGCCTGAAGTTCGCCAGAGTCCTGATCGTATCCGCCCCGCTTCTCGGACTGCTCGGCACCGTGATCGGAATGCTCAAGACGTTTCAAGTCCTCTCGGAAACAAAATCGCTCGATACCACGCAAGCAGTCGCCGACGGCATCTCGATGGCCCTCGTCACCACTCAAGCGGGGCTCATGGTCGCTTTGCCGGCCTTGTTCATCACTGAATCCATTCGCCAAAAGTCCAAGCGCTGCGAACAGAGCCTCTTCGCGCGTCCGCACGCCAACATCCCGCCCAGCCCTACCGCCTAA